A window of the Oscillospiraceae bacterium NTUH-002-81 genome harbors these coding sequences:
- a CDS encoding DUF3881 family protein, translating into MESLTLEDIDTYSMISRRIVHEDLFTIVDTYFMPYGMECDKYSILGEILEVEMRKNEVTEEEICVMKLSCNELVFDVCINQKDLLGEPMPGRRFKGTIWLQGKINFL; encoded by the coding sequence ATGGAAAGCCTCACGCTGGAGGACATTGACACCTATTCCATGATTTCCAGGAGAATTGTCCACGAAGACCTGTTTACCATTGTGGATACTTACTTCATGCCCTATGGGATGGAGTGTGATAAGTATTCCATTCTGGGAGAGATCCTGGAAGTAGAGATGCGCAAAAACGAGGTCACAGAGGAAGAAATCTGCGTGATGAAGCTTTCCTGCAACGAGCTGGTCTTCGATGTGTGTATCAACCAGAAGGATCTCCTGGGAGAGCCGATGCCCGGCAGACGGTTCAAGGGAACCATCTGGCTGCAGGGGAAGATCAATTTTCTGTAA
- a CDS encoding DUF3881 family protein, with protein MHKYLRAIGFSGVSDNDELRKLLELSVEHNDAENIFDEPDKKKYGELKKAFAPGLGICSRGQVQKEYFEFEYYYPYLEGRGVTTFEDVYVERQAEKECYIGACDDNRVGVTIIFYLQNMVEYLQVCGTQPGNRHKSSLTLSALSVDGKIILPVSKNQEQVRQDREDSRNRTKLIEKARKGGRGGHGKPHAGGH; from the coding sequence ATGCATAAATATCTGAGAGCGATTGGTTTCAGCGGCGTTTCGGACAATGATGAACTCCGGAAGCTGCTGGAGCTCTCCGTAGAACATAACGATGCGGAGAATATTTTTGATGAGCCGGACAAAAAGAAATACGGAGAGTTGAAGAAAGCGTTCGCTCCGGGGCTGGGCATTTGTTCCAGAGGTCAGGTTCAGAAAGAATATTTTGAATTTGAATATTATTATCCCTATCTGGAAGGAAGAGGAGTCACCACCTTTGAGGATGTCTATGTGGAGCGCCAGGCGGAGAAAGAATGCTACATTGGCGCCTGCGATGATAACCGGGTAGGCGTGACGATTATTTTCTATCTGCAAAACATGGTGGAATATCTGCAGGTGTGCGGCACACAGCCGGGGAACCGTCATAAGAGTTCCCTGACCTTGAGCGCCCTTTCTGTAGATGGGAAAATTATTTTGCCCGTGAGCAAAAATCAGGAACAGGTGCGGCAGGACAGAGAAGATTCCCGGAACCGGACAAAACTCATCGAGAAAGCCCGCAAGGGGGGACGAGGAGGCCATGGAAAGCCTCACGCTGGAGGACATTGA
- the serS gene encoding serine--tRNA ligase produces MLDIKFLRENPDIVKQNIKNKFQDQKLGLVDEVIELDAEKRKTQQEADQLRADRKKISKEIGALMGQGKKEEAEQLKNQVNADAEKLEQLSEKEKELDEKILKIMMTIPNIIDPSVPIGKDDSENVEIEKFGEPVVPDFEIPYHTEIMEKFNGIDLDSARKVAGNGFYYLMGDIARLHSAVIAYARDFMIDRGFTYCVPPFMIRSNVVTGVMSFAEMDAMMYKIEGEDLYLIGTSEHSMIGKFIDTIIPEEELPKTLTSYSPCFRKEKGAHGIEERGVYRIHQFEKQEMIVVCKPEESKMWFDRLWQNTVDLFRSMDIPVRTLECCSGDLADLKVKSIDVEAWSPRQKKYFEVGSCSNLGDAQARRLKIRVNGKDGKYFAHTLNNTVVAPPRMLIAFLENNLQADGSVRIPDVLVPYMGGKTEIR; encoded by the coding sequence ATGTTAGACATTAAATTTTTAAGAGAAAATCCCGATATTGTAAAACAGAACATTAAAAATAAATTCCAGGATCAGAAGCTGGGTCTGGTGGATGAAGTCATCGAGCTGGATGCAGAGAAGAGAAAGACACAGCAGGAGGCAGACCAGCTGCGTGCGGACAGAAAGAAGATTTCCAAAGAGATCGGCGCACTGATGGGCCAGGGCAAAAAGGAAGAGGCAGAGCAGTTGAAGAACCAGGTCAATGCGGATGCCGAGAAGCTGGAGCAGCTGTCCGAGAAGGAAAAAGAGCTGGATGAGAAAATCCTCAAGATCATGATGACCATCCCGAACATCATCGATCCCAGCGTACCCATCGGAAAGGATGACAGCGAGAACGTGGAGATCGAGAAATTCGGTGAGCCGGTAGTTCCTGATTTCGAGATCCCTTACCATACAGAGATCATGGAGAAATTCAATGGCATTGATCTGGACAGCGCAAGAAAGGTTGCCGGAAACGGTTTCTATTACCTGATGGGAGACATAGCCCGCCTGCATTCCGCAGTCATCGCCTATGCGAGAGATTTCATGATCGACAGAGGCTTTACCTATTGTGTACCGCCGTTTATGATCAGAAGCAACGTGGTGACCGGCGTCATGAGCTTTGCAGAGATGGATGCCATGATGTACAAGATTGAGGGCGAAGACCTGTACCTCATCGGTACCAGTGAGCACTCCATGATCGGTAAATTTATCGACACCATCATTCCGGAGGAGGAACTGCCGAAGACACTGACCAGCTACTCCCCCTGCTTCCGGAAAGAGAAAGGTGCCCACGGTATCGAGGAGCGCGGCGTTTACCGGATTCATCAGTTTGAAAAGCAGGAAATGATCGTTGTCTGCAAGCCGGAAGAGAGCAAGATGTGGTTCGACCGTCTGTGGCAGAACACCGTCGATCTGTTCCGTTCCATGGACATTCCGGTGCGTACCCTGGAGTGCTGCTCCGGTGACCTGGCAGACCTAAAGGTGAAATCCATCGACGTGGAGGCATGGTCCCCGAGACAGAAGAAGTACTTTGAAGTGGGAAGCTGCTCTAACCTGGGCGATGCACAGGCAAGAAGACTGAAGATCCGTGTCAACGGCAAAGACGGCAAGTACTTTGCACATACCTTAAACAACACAGTGGTTGCTCCGCCGCGTATGCTGATCGCATTCCTGGAGAATAATCTGCAGGCAGACGGCAGCGTTCGCATTCCGGACGTTCTTGTTCCTTACATGGGCGGCAAGACAGAGATCCGGTAA